The following nucleotide sequence is from Bactrocera oleae isolate idBacOlea1 chromosome 2, idBacOlea1, whole genome shotgun sequence.
aggGCTCGACTCGAATTATTTGCATCTGTTTGTTTACCACGCGATAACTCTGTCTGGGAGTCGAGTagagccgaggcttataacaagtgtatagaAATTGTGCATGCTTGTATTGCCTCAAAAGGAGactatattgtattaaaatatgtagatgagaatgaattttttttgtcagtctagGTCAATTTTGATCAGTTACTACACATTGGGGCATACATATTACAAAGCAAATTTGCCTGAGAAGCACGTACAAACATTCCTACCTGAGAACGAATTGATCACATATTGCGCGATGTAAGGAAGTGTTATGCGACGAAAAGCATAGCAGTTAAGCTTGCAAAGCTTCTGAAAGTTTGAAAAATGCATTGTACTTATTTCGCACTTGTATTTGACATGTTGCAACAATCACTCTTGATTACCCGAAAGAGAATCATTTATTATCGAGTTCCGTGGCTTTGTGCGCAAGAATAATACTACAAATCGGATCGatgcgaaaataaaatattaattaatggtAGAACGTTAGTTTGTGTACATATAGAATAGATGTGAAAGCGGAAAAGCGAAAGCATTTAtggaataattaatttaaaaaacaggATTCTACTggtatatgcaaattttatattaaaattgctcAAAGACGCACTTACAATGAAATTGGACGATTTTGGCGCTGGCTGCGTTGGtggtaagtataagtataaaataataaaaatttcaaaattatacaagtattcgATAACCTGCattcttctttatttaattcgttgaattgaacttatttttataaatttttcactaTTGATTAAATTGTGATGCAATGTAATACATGTGccgttataaatatgtacatacaaatgcatacatatatatgtaggtatatatacatatgtatgtatgtgtacattcaTGTAAACGGTTAAATTGTAAACTTGCAATTACATTTGCattaacaaacacacacatacaaatgcgcTCGCTCaagttaatgaaatttaaaaattatctagCCTCCCGAAAACGATCCATTGCCGCTACACGTGTTCGGGCATCGTAttttcaatattcttttttcatCCGCATGCACACTTGTTCAAGTTCATGACTGGCGCCCCTGATCTTTTGCAGTATTTTTGGCATTCGAAATAGAAACCTACTTTCTCTGAAGCACACTTCTAATTGCGGTTTCTACCCACACTGACATTCATAAGCATATCTTCACACATACGTACTTGTATTTGTTGATTAACATGTGGCCgcgtcgtttttttttttttttgtttttgaaacagGTGCTAGAATTTGAAGtgcaattttcttaattgtgcgcatttgtaaatgaaattatgaattaaaatatatgcacgtgtgtatatacatatgaatgtataccCAGATCATTTAGAGATtaatgcatttaaaatatttgtgttgattAAATAAGGGTTCCTATCTGTCttattatactcgtatgtacataagtatgtaaatatgatcCCGATAGGGGGTCGCACTAATATCTAGCGTCTAAATTGCAATTTGTAGAATAATACAAATAGTGAATTTCATCGGTTGAACTCTTTGCGGTAAGTCATTCGCTCAAAACCCGtccgttaacttcggctgcaacgaagctataacacccttcattTAATATAgcttaaatgttataaaaagatctttatcttgacttTGTTCtatcagtttgtgtggcagctatatgttatagtggtctgatgTCGTGCCGATgtcgtgtgccaaatttcagattgatatcataaaaactgagggactagttcacgtacaTACAGACGGAGACcatcatggctaaatcgattcagcttgtcatgctgataatgtatgtatataccatgtGTACTTTATAGGTCCTCCTGGGgtaacttcatggcaaacttaatatacactgttcaagTTATAATATTGTCAAGATTCATACCATCTTTATAGAGAATTTGGGCTTGCTACATATTTACTTTCCCTCGTGTAGTTTTAACGATTACATTTCTAAATTAGTAGAAGCAACTCCTATTCTATGCCTAATAAAAACAATACGGgactcttttaaataaatattttaaatcgataggGGCATGTGGAGTTCTCATCGGTCATCCTTTGGACACAATTAAAACATGGCAGCAGGCTTCGAATTCATCAGTACCAAAGGCTATACGTCAAATCTATAATCGTAACAATGGGGTAAGTTCTTGTGCTCAGTTTTAGTTTTAGcaatcaaatatacatacatatgtatgtatgtgtatgtatatttacgaATAGAAAAGcttaatattcaaataaactttttaaagttAAATGGCTTTTACAGAGGGATGCTATTTCCGTTCGTTACAACCGGCGCCATTAATTCAATACTCTTCGGTATCTATGGCAATCATTTGAGACAACTACGACGTGTCTGTCACAGTGATTATCAGCGCGAACAGTTGGAGTATCAAAATATGTTCATTGCTGGATCAATTGCAGGCTTTGTGCAATCTTTTATAGCATGTCCTATTGAGCTGGTCAAAGTGAGGCTACAGACGCATTGTTGTAAGTGCTGAGCAAAACAGAAGCATTTGGCTTCTctcaaactaaaaaatattaatctatATCTGTTAATTATTTACACATAGAttataatgaatatattttcGGACAAAGACGAACAGCATGGGGTGTTTTTAAAAAAGTCATACAAGTTGACGGAGTTTCTGGATTATACAGAGGCTTGTTACCTATGATGTGTCGGTAATAactatattacaagtatatgtattttgattaatgtttaagcacaaaaaacttttgattttaaCAGCGATGTGTTTCCTTACGGTATTTATATGATGGTGTACCGTCAAACTGTTGACTTCCTAGAAACCACACCGTTAGTGCGTAAACGACGCATTAAAAATGAAGGTTCTAATGTTGACTTTCTGGTGACAACATTGGCGGGCGCTTGGGCTGGCATTCTTTCATGGGTGTGTGTGATTCCTTTCGATGTGGTGAAGACTATAATGCAAGCAGAGAGTAATAAACAATACCGTAACATCAGGCATTGTTTggtgaaaaattttaaagtaagcttttttttttaagtattattgcaaatttgtatcaataatttaataatgcTACGTTTAAATATATAGCTATATGGATGGCGCCGTTTATTCCGTGGAAGTTGGATGTTAGTGGTTCGTGCAATGCCTGTAAATGCAGCAACATTTTTAGGATACGAATATGCCCTTGAATGGTTTCACAAATTAAATGACTCATATATATGAGATTGAAATTCAATTCTACTAATACActatacaaatacatttatacGAATGTAGAGACGAATATTATgga
It contains:
- the LOC106619583 gene encoding solute carrier family 25 member 45, with translation MKLDDFGAGCVGGACGVLIGHPLDTIKTWQQASNSSVPKAIRQIYNRNNGLNGFYRGMLFPFVTTGAINSILFGIYGNHLRQLRRVCHSDYQREQLEYQNMFIAGSIAGFVQSFIACPIELVKVRLQTHCYYNEYIFGQRRTAWGVFKKVIQVDGVSGLYRGLLPMMCRDVFPYGIYMMVYRQTVDFLETTPLVRKRRIKNEGSNVDFLVTTLAGAWAGILSWVCVIPFDVVKTIMQAESNKQYRNIRHCLVKNFKLYGWRRLFRGSWMLVVRAMPVNAATFLGYEYALEWFHKLNDSYI